The stretch of DNA ggcaaaaaagaatcgttgcttctcaaaATGATTCTACAGAACCACGCAAgctattaaaccttttcaggatccccggaactttttactaaagagtcaTTTATGagatttcgacgtattcgcaaataatatccggaatgataaaccaacaaattaaaaaaaaaaagattacgtactcctacgtcctaagcggtggTCATCGATTTTTTTGGTCATTTGGGGTTTTCCGGTCACTGCTCTCCAACGAAATAGTTGTTCTCACGCGTAGTTTCTCGCTCGTAGTTTTCTCGGCGGTGGTATAGTTGAATACTTTCACGGGAGATGGCGAAATGTATTGTATAACAAGGCCAATTACAGTTCTCAACCTGGGATTTCCTAGAGATGTTTGCCTCTCAAACCGTTTGAGTGATGCCACAGCTGGAACATCCGTTCCCTTCCTATTATTGTCTACCACTCCATTGATCTCTTGCCCTTTTAAAGGCTACCGCTTTGTATTTTGCTGTCCGCCGAACAACACGCTTACATTTCGCGGTCATGTCTAATGTTTACCACGTCTAATGAACCGCTTTAGCGTGTGGAACACGTTCTTTCGCTGCGACTCCTCGAACACCATCAGTTGGACATAGTAGAATGGTATTGAGAAAGAATGTAAATATTGTAAATAATGATAAACATCActattgaatgaatatttgattcaaatagttttatttattaCATAAAATATAAACATTATTCCTAAGAGTGATTAAATTATCACTCGtactcaattttcttcaactcTTTTCGGTTTTTAATGTGCTTAAACTTCATTCCTGGCTTCTCTTTGTTTAGTGTTTTGAAGTGACCCATACCCCGGTTACCGGCACGTCGCTCAGAGTTTTGAATCTTGAAGCTTTTGCCGAAATCAACATACGGTGGTTGCGTGAAACCAAAATTCTTAGCCACCTGGGCAAGATCCAAGTTTCCCACGTTGAAAACATCCTTCATGTGGTGCCCCTCATACGCACGAACGTACGATTTGAACGCCAACTTGCCGGACTGATTTAGGAAGTAATTTTTCGACAGCAGGTTCTCCAGCTGCAACTGTATATCGGCAATCTTGCTCCAGGAAAATTCAAACTCATTCAGCGGAACCTTCGCCTGCTTGAGGTATCTCAGGAAGCCTACTTCCTCGGGTCGAAGAATCAGCAGAGCATGGCCGCACAGATTCTCACCACGGGCTGTTCGTCCCACCCGATGAATATATTCCTTGGTGTCATTCGGGGGATCGTACTGTACGATCCAGTCCACCGCTGGAATGTCCAATCCACGAGCAGCTACGTCCGTACACAACAGGATTCCCGATTCGGCGTTGCAGAACTGGAAGAACACCGATGTGCGCTTTGCTTGTTTTTGTTTGCCCTATTGATGAATTGATATATTGCTCATATCATTGTTCAACTGCtctgatggaaaaaaatacttacATGAATTGAGTTCACCGGCAGATCAATATAATTGAACAGCTCGTGGTGAAATTTAACAGATAAACAGGACGAGAAAAATACCATAACCTTCTTCTTGCGGTTCTTTTTCAAGAATGTGAACAGAACGAGTAATCGTTTCTCCGATGGACACACAATGTAACCTTGTTCCAGCCCGCTCACAGTAGCTTCTGTCTTATTATCATCAACTCCTACATAGATGGGCTCTGATTTTAGAGCTAGCTTACTTAGTTCCTCCGTTCGAGAGGTTTGTGTGGCGGAGAAAAGCATTGTCTGGCGTTTttctatatgaaaaaaaaactcaatgaacaaaactaaataaacaaaatatacgaACTTACTTGGCAGAATACTGATAATCTGTTTCATATCTTCTTCGAAACCAATTTCCAAAATACGATCGCACTCATCTATCACCAGACACTGCAAATTCTTGTACAAGAAGTTTGGAGTATTTTTCAAATGATCCAGCAAACGTCCGGGAGTCGCCACAACGATGTTCAACCCTTTGGAAAGCTTCTCATTTTCCGTGTGACGACTCGCCCCTCCCATCAGCAATCCATAGGTATGATGTTGATGAGCCATCAACTCTTTCAAAACCCCAAATATTTGCATGGCCAATTCACGTGTGGGAGAGATTATGATCACACCCGTACCATTCCGTGGCTTAAATTGAAGCTTGTATATCAACTCCACAGCTGGAATAAGAAATGCAAGCGTTTTACCGCTACCGGTCTTGGCGGAACCAATCAAGTCGCGTCCCTCCAATAGAGGTGGTATTGCTTTCGCTTGAATCTCCGTCATTTTGGTGAATCCCATCGCTGATATCGCTTTCAGTGTATTTTCGGAAACCTTTCCCTTCAGCCCTTCAAATTCTTGGTTTCCGAGAAGAATCTCGTATGCATTTGCCGAACCGACCTCCAGCTGTTCCTGATGTCCATTTTCAACTTCTTCGCTATCGGCAGCGTCTGAATTGCCATTTTCTTCCTCGTCACTATATTTAGGCCGTTTAACGACTGCAGAGAAACTTCAATAAAACTCTGTCTATTCTATATgagaagttaaaaaaaaacttacatgCTCCGGCTGCCGATTGTGACGCAGCTTCCTTATTTTTACGCTTCTTCTCTTTCATCTTCTCAGATTTTGATAGTTCCGGCTCCAGTTCGAAATTTTCCTCCAAATCCTCTATCGATCCTGGTTTATTTAAAATAATCACATTACTTCAGCaggatgtaaacaaaaacacgtTTCGGTTGGGCATGAACTTGAACTTACCTTTGCCATTCTGAGGAACGGTGTTTTGGCCGTTGATCTGCTTTCTCTTCTGCTTGTTCTTGCCCATTCTAGCAAAATGAGCTCTTTTGGGttgatttttcttaatttaaaCAAGAGTTGGagcaattattttgaaattcgcAGATCTGCCGGACAGCAAATCGACACACGTGTGAATACGAATCACTTTTCTAGACGTTTGTTGAATCCGTTCGATGTCGTTTTATTTATGACAGCTTGACATAAACGTACACACTCAAATTAACATACCCGGCATCAGGTAAAATTTCAATACAGTTAGTTACCTTTAATTCGACATCTAGATAATTGGacaaggtggccgtacactttTTGTCCGGAGGCTAAATATATctacagataaagtttggtttgaaatttgtataaacactattttgtttgtcattcttcaaTTATCGTCATTGGCAAACAATGTTAAACATCAAACTTGGAAAAAACACTCGagtgaaatattcaaggtaaacCAATCATGTAACGACAGAATTGACGAACAGACCGGGAAAAATATCTTAGCCATCcgataactgaatatttgcttatCATGTTTTgagtcgaatatatttgatcagtacacgttgatcaaattttatctgtcagaAAGAGTCAAATAATTCGTTAATACTTTCTGTCTACTGTCTGATTTCTTACAGAAGTTGCAAGGTATAGGTGATCAAATAAATTCGAGTGAACTAAATTATCACGGAGGGCTCAAAAATGGATTACATATGTTATTGGGTAGATATATTTTCAATTCGTGTTTATAAACACGCTGAATGTGCTTTGCTTTCAGAAGCGAGAGAGGTTATCTTCAATTAAGAGCAGGATTTAATGTCAAATTTTAAACGTCTTCGGCCTCATGGTTGTACAGACTGATTAAAGGGACTTAATTCTATTCTTATATACTAATCtactaatattaaaatcaaacaTTTCAGATGTATCGTTGAAGACGCGACAGCAAGCGTTTAACGGATTATTTTGTCCATACGTGGTACGATGACTAGGAATCGCCAGGAGTCGATGATGACGTAACTGTCGGGATGGTGTGTGTAGGCTAACGTTACGAAGCAAACAGCTGCAATCAGTTCTGTCCGTCAATAagtcgaaaataaaaattcgttATAGCACCAATCGTCGGCTTTCCAGGGTTTGCATTCCAATGAGTGCACAGCGCCCTTCATAGGGTGGTAGGTTGGTGGGATCGCCGTAGAGCATACCTTACGAAGCGTTTCTGAACACGTTCGATGCGATGAATATGTACAGCGTGATATGGGGCCCAGACTTGCACTGCGTATTCCAAGATGCTGCGGACGAATGCACAGTACAACGACTTCAGAGCGTGAATATCATCGAAATGAGCTGTGTTGCATGTCAGAAATCCCACCATCGCGTTCGCTCTCGAAATTGTGAGCGAGACGTGTTCATGGAAGCGCAGCTTGCTGTCAAGGAGAACTCCTAGATCCTTGATTCGATTGACTCTTTCCAACGGTGAGAGATGCAACATGTATCCGTGTACAATTGGCGAGCGAGAGCGCGTAAATGTTATGGCCTTGAATTTTTCAGTGCGTGCCGCTTCTCGACACTGTTGATCAACATGTGCGTATATGCCATAAGGTTCGTGGTTGTTGCGCGTTTTTTAACGAAGCCGTGTTGGAACTCCGAAATCACAGGCTGTACAATCGGATACAATGCACCATGAAGTAAACTCTCGAGTACTTTTGCTAGGCAGTTTAGAATAGATATCGGGCGATAGTTTTCCACATTATGAAAGCTGCCTTTCTTGTGGACAGGAGTTATCGACGCAAGCTTCCAAGCCCCAGGAAAGATACCCTCGCGCAGAGATTGGTTGTAAACAATTGAAACCGGTCTGGCGAGCATCGCTACACAGTTCTTGATGAAGACCGTATGAATAAGATCCGGACCAGGCCCTTTCATTACATCCACTGAACTGACTGCTTTATGAACATCATCTTCATCAAACGTAATGAATGGGAAAAGGAGATTGTAAGCTTGGTTGTGGTGAACTGCTCTCATACATGGTTTGGAAAAAACGGCAAAAAGATTGGCAGAAGATAGTGGCGAGTCGGAGTTACTGGATAAATAGACAAGTTTGTCTGGTATCCGTGTCAAGTTTTTCCGGTTCCGTACAAAACTCCAGAAAGATGACGGATTTTGCTTGAATGTGCTCTGAAGAGCATTTATGTACTTGCGAAAACATTCAAGCTGcagatttttgtatttttcctcGACCTAATGTAGTTCTCTCCTGCGTATTGGGTTTTTGTTATGAAGAAATCGTTTTCTCGCTTTTCGTAGCCGATTGCGGAGATTCCGAAGCTTGGAGTCCACCAGGGTTCATTGAAATTGCTAGAACGTCGGGCTTTCAACGGAACTGTTTCTGATTACGTTCGAGTGTTCATAGAATATAGATACAACGTTGTCAACTGATACATGGTCAAGTATGCGGTCCCAGTCCAGAGAagaaattttgttatttatagTATGGTAGTCGCAGCGGGAAAAATCGAGCTCAGAGCGAGAATAATAGTTGTCTTCCATTTGCGAACGAAAGTTAACAATTAAAGCCAACGGCTTGTGGTGATTGTCAACTTTTAGGAGCGCCGATGGGTAATCGACGAGACTTACGCGGTCAGGGTCGTTAACGAATGTCAAGTCAAGAAGCTTGCCGTTCACGTTCAGTAGGTCGTTAATCTGATGCAACCCAAACGACAGTGTTGGttctactaaagggtgtgtcacatcaaattgcatcacggaaaaaacgctgtagaaatttaatttttaggaattatatcttcagctttcgcttataatcagataagagtgtatagatcacgttggccatgcttcactgtcaatttttcgtaaatttggaaaaatgttgtcgaacgaaaaagagcgtcgtgaattaatcctgtgcactcatttcgagaatccggagttgtcacatcgggacatcggtaagatgctgggaatcgtccaatccacggtcagcagagtactaaaacgatacttcgagaacctaaccatcgaccggaaggtgaagaacgacaaaaatggatgctccgtcagagaaaaagatcacaagcgcgtagttaagcagtttagacttgatccgagaagttcggtccgggatgtcgccaataagctgaatttgtcaagttcattcgtccagcggaccaagcagcgggaggtcctgcgtacatacaaggttcagaaggctcctaaccgcgacggaaggcaaaacatggtggggaagacgcgagcccggaagctgtacaccgaaatgctgacgaagccgcattgccttgtaatggacgacgaaacctacgtcaaagcggactttcgtcagctgccgggcctgttgttcttctccgcagaggacaaattcagcgttccggacgagattcgcaagcagaaactatccaagtttgccaaaaagtacatggtgtggcaagcgatttgctcttgcggaaagcggagcgcccccttcgtgatgacaggcacggtaaacgggcaggttcatcttaaggagtgcctacagaagcgcttactaccactattgaagcagcacgatggcccgaccatcttctggccggatctcgcttcgtgccactattcaaagcttcgcccaatagagaaatattgggcgattatgaagcaggccctccggaagaaccctaaagttgtcaaatcggaggaggacttcaagagaaaatggatttctgttcaaaaaaagatacaacctgacgttgtacagaaccttatggacggggtaaagaggaaggtgcgggcATACggtcttgggctcgaagtatgaataaaaagaaaatgccaaaagttgtttaatagtttttattttactgtctaaaattttcaaaaggatcggtctactgggcgagtttctacagcgttttttccgtgatgcaatttgatgtgacacaccctttaatgctAGTTCCTGCTCCGTGGATGCGTTAAGAGGTAGAAATGAATTGAGATCATCGTCGAAGGTTCACACTAGATTCGGGAGGTTGTAGTCACCGAAACATACGATAACATCATCAGGGCTGGCCATTTTTAGAATTTGATGAATGGATTCGACATGACGGGCGTACATATCCACATGACTGTTCGGACGAATGTAGATGCCACAGATGTATAGTGAAAACTGTGGTAGAATGATGCGtacctaagggtgggtttagactagtgatatattcatgtgaagaaatatgatgagatttatagaaatcgcatcaaccgtttacactggcgtgaacttctataatgaatttattcatattttcggtgaatttattcacctgaagtagaactgcatacaactttagtgatttctcactataataaaaatataacgattcattaagagttttcaaacgcatattactcaaaatcgttattgtgacatatgttgtgttatatactgTAAGAcatgaaatttatccagaatttttttgcttgaaacacgaacagaaaatatagtaaaaaataaacaatttgacTATCAAAATGGTTATgctttttcgattgcactaaccactcgctttcctccccgacgcctACAATCGGACGTTAGCCCACAATGTGAGTCGGGCGTATCATGACAATCTTTTTCGGACAAACAGGCATTTataagttggcagaatcaatgaagGGATAATCTTGGAAGATGgttttactctattatccccaaagttcaatcaattcgggctcaattcacgtctttatcgtgtaggtcttgctactaacaatttatgtaattgtggtccaggatttcataatatcgagcatgttgtttggttacgtaaaaaatacaatgaatgaatttaactggctgctgattcagAAGTTCGAAAGGGTACACTCAcgtatatcagattatgatatactgagtagtcgcgatcttaatattatgttctgtatatatgtcttccttagaagctCGAATGTACTTGCCCAATCTCCTTTCTCTTTTCTATACTTAAGCAGAACTCAGCAtccaatgagatcagttcatTACaacagctacacgaacttcccaagagagcactcatggtcataggatactcaatatacatcacctggtcataaagttattacaacccccTACAAATAATGGTAACGTgacaacgaaggagaaaatgatatttttaccCTTAAcacatttttgtagtcatagtttTACTTggcttaggcttatatttatgaagatcttaactatttagacttgtgttttaaaatgataaatgatgatgTTCACATTTTTTAACAGAATGTGGTTTCGGGTTCTAACACGTTATCTTATCTAATTCATAAGGGATACAAGTTcattttcagggcttccatttgatgtatccaGTGGTGCACCCCTGgcagagtggttagcgtctcacattatcatgccgggtgttcgggttcgattcccgttttggctgggggatttttcgtcaaagaaatttccttcgacttgcactgtggtcgcgcgtattctagagcttgcccctcggaatacattcaaggcgtgttatttggcttaagaaatctcaactaagtattaataagtgacgctagttaatgcatacgttgagacggcaaaagttccatggGAACGGTAACGccattcaatttgatgtatccaaagagaaaaaattacaaattttgaacaataaaaaaaaatcacaggaggttgtgtttaagacacgaccgcattgttgacgtacaactacgctgtagtttaattcaagtcgcttgtcgATGACtgtggatattattttaaactgttacgaaatttttgaaataaccattctaccagtttggtcgccctgaaatgtttgttTCATTGTAGAAACAtgtgacgataattgtttgacgATTCAtgcttgtgctcgcagaacaatacatgctcgagataagcgcagctgtcatctttagtggagaatgttttgctactggtaagccaAACCAAAtcatatacaaaatttcagaacgacatttactttcttggtgactaaataaatgaaataaactctatctgttaatctcaacaacctcgaaaagagtagcactgcttcattatgatcatgattagcgcaaatgcaatcctagttgaaagcagttttgcgactggcacgcgagcccaaataaattaataacttaatataacttattgaataacttcatACTCCTCAATATATTCccgttcgttcttcttcttttccattgttcacggagactttacatcttacgatttccccttcgttgctcgtcgataagttgctcgttattgacagctctgttcgggtaTGAGTAAATggcaatgcttccaattttcatcaatttaaaccatatacagactatgggattgtaatgtatagcatatcaaacaaatcttagggaatttccgatttgtttggtgtataaatcgccaaaacacgttcgcggcaaaaatagttattaacgtctactttatttcataaaaacgtgacctgttttctgatttggcacccttaacgaaagacgtagttctacgtcaaaaattcaattcaattgcaattaatacacacaatcacagtcctatgccaagatcccgtccgtgcccctaggctcagactcatcaactttttgacgtaggactacgtctttcatttctataccggggtgtaaaatcaaagtttcgaaaacgaaagcgttacgccggagaccgagattttgagcgttaatagctcctaaacaactgaacgaaatggtatgataaacacttcattcgaaagataaaatgtctacgcgttatatacttgttactttttgatccaaaaacttgtttcaatagtcttaaaattgctttcaaaacaggctattgaaatcaccaatcggtatataagcgagcggcgctcggaaatccactcagttctaattgaacagcgattggagcatgttgtcgctgttgcggtgaagctctttatttatcatgaaagcgcggatgaacggtgtcaccaagagcctgtttgtgcaccctaggccagaagggaatctatcaggaggagagtgatgccacaaacggttcccagggaagacatcgctacacacacatacacgcgcggctattaacaggtggttatcgagttggcattaaccactggtgggcttccagtatcgaggaaaatgtggaaatatctaatcgttactgagaataatctgccagttcctctgggaattttcaaaatatattcatgtgaaagagtttaattgaatgttttctatccatgtaacactgtgaccaaatatgtttcaatcaagtgctattaacaggtggttatcgagttggcattaaccactggtgggcttccagtatcgaggaaaatgtggaaatatctaatcgttactgaaaataatctgccagttcctttgggaattttcaaaatatattcatgtgaaagagtttaattgaatgttttctatccatgtaacactgtgaccgaatacatttggttttgtggtttttcaatcaatcgcaattaacaggatagcttcagaagattattcttccccatcagtaggatatttccgtatccaatattgtatgcgcccgcaatcgattattgctcagtcgccgaaagttccgagctcagagagttcattcccctctagtttgccttccaaattgccatcgtaaaccacaccttctctcgattcaatcacacacaaaaagcatacttaagcgatattctggtggtgaaacacattcatttttcgtgaggacatcgacaagacaacatcgttgcctaacgtgctggaggaggtggacggcgaaggatcgacacatacacgcgcagaactctttccgttaggatgccattcagcatctagaaagttccggaaagatctaatcattgctggaaaataatctgccagttcctttgggaattttcaaaatatattcatgtgaaagagtttaattgaatgttttctatccatgttacactgtggccaaatatgtttcaatcaagtgctattaacaggtggttatcgagttggcattaaccactggtgggcttccagtatcgaggaaaatgtggaaatatctaatcgttactgaaaataatctgccagttcctttgggaattttcaaaatatattcatgtgaaagagtttaattgaatgttttctatccatgttacactgtgaccaaatacattaggttttgtggtttttcaatcaatcgcaatcaacaggatagcttctgaagattattcttccccatcagtaggatatttccgtatccaatattggatgcataaaaccttgtgcctccaacgtaacgctctcgttttcgaagttctccaaatattcattcattcagattcaacttcatacaaatgatctctaaatcaacgatagtcctacgtcacccttgcggttataccatagatataacccacttcatgttttatttttgttgcagactttttggatataacaatatttcacaggtttttgaaaaatgagaggctctattcatcaaaccaaatatattttactcaccgtatgacatttttcatagttttaatacataaaaagtttttatttttagtttatatcaatacaca from Toxorhynchites rutilus septentrionalis strain SRP chromosome 3, ASM2978413v1, whole genome shotgun sequence encodes:
- the LOC129777282 gene encoding probable ATP-dependent RNA helicase pitchoune; protein product: MGKNKQKRKQINGQNTVPQNGKGSIEDLEENFELEPELSKSEKMKEKKRKNKEAASQSAAGAFVKRPKYSDEEENGNSDAADSEEVENGHQEQLEVGSANAYEILLGNQEFEGLKGKVSENTLKAISAMGFTKMTEIQAKAIPPLLEGRDLIGSAKTGSGKTLAFLIPAVELIYKLQFKPRNGTGVIIISPTRELAMQIFGVLKELMAHQHHTYGLLMGGASRHTENEKLSKGLNIVVATPGRLLDHLKNTPNFLYKNLQCLVIDECDRILEIGFEEDMKQIISILPKKRQTMLFSATQTSRTEELSKLALKSEPIYVGVDDNKTEATVSGLEQGYIVCPSEKRLLVLFTFLKKNRKKKVMVFFSSCLSVKFHHELFNYIDLPVNSIHGKQKQAKRTSVFFQFCNAESGILLCTDVAARGLDIPAVDWIVQYDPPNDTKEYIHRVGRTARGENLCGHALLILRPEEVGFLRYLKQAKVPLNEFEFSWSKIADIQLQLENLLSKNYFLNQSGKLAFKSYVRAYEGHHMKDVFNVGNLDLAQVAKNFGFTQPPYVDFGKSFKIQNSERRAGNRGMGHFKTLNKEKPGMKFKHIKNRKELKKIEYE